From the Manis pentadactyla isolate mManPen7 chromosome 7, mManPen7.hap1, whole genome shotgun sequence genome, one window contains:
- the LOC118919555 gene encoding histone H2B type 2-K1 has protein sequence MSPEHGQQQPGGRRSRSSGDKKSKKRSRRKETYSMYIYKVLKQVHPDIGISSKAMSIMNSFVNDVFERLASEAARLAQYSGRTTLTSREVQTAVRLLLPGELAKHAVSEGTKAVTKYTSSK, from the exons atgaGCCCTGAGCACGGGCAGCAGCAGCCTGGGGGCCGAAGGAGCCGTAGTTCTGGGGACAAGAAGTCCAAAAAGCGCAGCCGGCGCAAAGAAACCTACTCAATGTACATCTACAAGGTGCTGAAGCAG GTGCACCCTGACATCGGCATCTCTTCTAAGGCCATGAGCATCATGAACTCGTTTGTGAATGATGTGTTTGAGCGGCTGGCCAGTGAGGCCGCCCGGCTGGCCCAGTACTCGGGCCGAACCACCCTGACATCCCGGGAAGTCCAGACAGCCGTGCGTCTGCTGCTGCCCGGAGAGCTGGCCAAGCATGCGGTGTCCGAGGGCACCAAGGCCGTCACCAAGTATACCAGCTCCAAGTGA
- the ABCF2 gene encoding ATP-binding cassette sub-family F member 2, protein MPSDLAKKKAAKKKEAAKARQRPRKGHEEDGDAVTEPQVAEEKNEANGQETTEVDLLTKELEDFEMKKAAARAVTGVLASHPNSTDAHIINLSLTFHGQELLSDTKLELNSGRRYGLIGLNGIGKSMLLSAIGKREVPIPEHIDIYHLTREMPPSDKTPLQCVMEVDTERAMLEKEAERLAHEDAECEKLMELYERLEELDADKAEMRASRILHGLGFTPAMQRKKLKDFSGGWRMRVALARALFIRPFMLLLDEPTNHLDLDACVWLEEELKTFKRILVLVSHSQDFLNGVCTNIIHMHNRKLKYYTGNYDQYVKTRLELEENQMKRFHWEQDQIAHMKNYIARFGHGSAKLARQAQSKEKTLQKMMASGLTERVVSDKTLSFYFPPCGKIPPPVIMVQNVSFKYTKDGPCIYNNLEFGIDLDTRVALVGPNGAGKSTLLKLLTGELLPTDGMIRKHSHVKIGRYHQHLHEQLDLDLSPLGYMMKCYPEIKEKEEMRRIIGRYGLTGKQQVSPIRNLSDGQKCRVCLAWLAWQNPHMLFLDEPTNHLDIETIDALADAINEFEGGMMLVSHDFRLIQQVAQEIWVCEKQTITKWPGDILAYKEHLKSKLVGEEPQLTRRTHNV, encoded by the exons ATGCCTTCTGACCTGGCTAAGAAGAAGGCAGCTAAAAAGAAGGAAGCTGCCAAAGCACGACAGCGCCCCAGAAAGGGACATGAGGAAGACGGAGATGCTGTCACAGAACCACAGGTGGCAGAGGAGAAAAATGAGGCCAATGGCCAAGAGACCACAG AAGTGGATTTGCTGACCAAGGAGCTAGAGGACTTCGAGATGAAGAAAGCTGCTGCTCGAGCTGTCACTGGTGTCCTCGCCTCTCACCCCAACAGTACTGATGCCCACATTATTAACCTCTCCCTCACCTTTCACGGTCAAGAGCTGCTTAGTGACACCAAACTGGAATTAAACTCAGGCCGTCGTTATGGCCTCATTGGCTTAAATGGAATTG GAAAGTCTATGCTGCTGTCTGCCATCGGGAAACGAGAGGTGCCCATTCCTGAGCACATCGACATCTACCATTTGACTCGGGAGATGCCTCCTAGTGACAAGACCCCCTTGCAGTGTGTGATGGAAGTTGACACAGAGCGGGCCATGCTGGAGAAGGAAGCAGAGCGGCTGGCTCACGAGGATG CGGAGTGTGAGAAGCTCATGGAGCTCTATGAGCGACTGGAGGAGCTGGATGCCGACAAAGCAGAGATGCGGGCCTCACGGATCTTGCACGGACTGGGCTTCACACCTGCCATGCAGCGCAAGAAGCTAAAAGACTTCAGTGGGGGCTGGAGGATGAGGGTTGCCCTTGCCAG AGCCCTCTTCATTCGGCCCTTCATGCTGCTCCTGGACGAGCCCACCAACCACCTGGACCTTGACGCTTGTGTGTGGTTAGAAGAGGAACTGAAGAC TTTTAAGCGCATCCTGGTCCTCGTCTCACATTCCCAGGACTTCCTGAATGGTGTCTGTACCAACATCATTCACATGCACAACAGGAAATTGAAGTACTATACG GGTAATTATGATCAGTATGTGAAGACACggctggagctggaggagaaCCAGATGAAGAGGTTTCACTGGGAGCAAGATCAGATCGCACACATGAAG AACTACATTGCTAGGTTTGGTCACGGCAGCGCCAAGCTGGCCCGGCAGGCCCAGAGCAAGGAGAAGACGCTACAGAAAATGATGGCATCAGGGCTGACAGAGAGGGTCGTGAGTGACAAG acactttcattttatttcccgCCATGTGGCAAGATCCCTCCACCTGTCATTATGGTACAAAATGTGAGCTTCAAGTATACAAAAGATGGG CCTTGCATCTACAACAATCTAGAATTTGGTATCGATCTTGACACACGAGTGGCTCTGGTGGGGCCCAACGGAGCAGGGAAGTCAACTCTTTTGAAGCTGCTAACTGGAGAG CTGCTGCCCACAGACGGGATGATTCGAAAACACTCTCATGTCAAGATAGGGCGTTACCATCAG CATCTACACGAGCAGCTGGACCTAGATCTGTCGCCTTTGGGGTACATGATGAAGTGCTATCCGGAGATAAAGGAGAAGGAGGAAATGAGGAGGATCATCGGGCGATACGGTCTTACCGGGAAGCAGCAg GTGAGCCCGATCCGGAACCTGTCTGATGGGCAGAAGTGTCGCGTGTGTCTGGCCTGGCTGGCCTGGCAGAACCCCCACATGCTCTTCCTGGACGAGCCCACTAATCACCTGGATATTGAGACCATCGATGCCCTAGCAGATGCCATCAATGAGTTTGAGGGTGGTATGATGCTGGTCAGCCATGATTTCAGACTCATTCAGCAG GTTGCACAAGAAATCTGGGTCTGTGAGAAGCAGACAATCACCAAATGGCCTGGAGATATCCTGGCTTACAAGGAGCACCTCAAGTCCAAGCTGGTGGGCGAGGAGCCCCAGCTCACCAGGAGGACCCACAACGTGTGA
- the CHPF2 gene encoding chondroitin sulfate glucuronyltransferase isoform X1 — protein MHVAGPTTMRLSSLLALLRPALPLILGLSLGCSLSLLRVSWIQGEGEELCVEAVGELGGPQNPDSRTRLDQSDEDFKPRIVPYYRDPNKPYKKVLRTRYIQTELGSRERLLVAVLTSRATLSTLAVAVNRTVAHHFPRLVYFTGQRGARTPAGMQVVSHGDERPAWLMSETLRHLHTHFGADYDWFFIMQDDTYVQAPRLAALAGHLSINQDLYLGRAEEFIGAGEQARYCHGGYGYLLSRSLLLRLRPHLDGCRGDILSARPDEWLGRCLIDSLGIGCVSQHQGQQYRSFELAKNRDPEKEGSSAFLSAFAVYPVSEGTLMYRLHKRFSALELEQAYSEIEQLQAQIQNLTALTPEGEAGLSWPIGLPAPFTPRTRFEVLGWDYFTEQHTFSCVDGAPKCPLQGASRADVGDAVETALEQLNRRYQPRLRFQKQRLLNGYRRFDPARGMEYTLDLLLEAVTQRGHRRALARRVSLLRPLSRAEILPMPYVTEATRVQLVLPLLAAEAAAAPAFLEAFAARVLEPREHALLTLLLVYGPREGGRGAPDPFLGVKATAAELERRFPGTRLAWLAVRAEAPSQVRLMDVVSKKHPVDTLFFLTTVWTRPGPEVLNRCRMNAISGWQAFFPVHFQEFNPALAPQRSALGPPGAGPDPPSPPGAEPSRGTPVGGRFDRQASAEGCFYNADYLAARARLAGELAGQEEEEALEGLEVMDVFLRFSGLHLFRAVEPGLVQKFSLRDCSPRLSEELYHRCRLSNLEGLGGRAQLAMALFEQEQANST, from the exons ATGCACGTGGCAGGGCCCACCACCATGAGACTGAGTTCCCTGTTGGCTCTGCTGCGACCAGCACTGCCCCTCATCCTAGGGCTGTCCCTGGGATGCAGCCTGAGCCTCTTGCGGGTTTCCTGGATCCAGGGTGAGGGAGAAGAACTCTGTGTAGAGGCTGTCGGGGAACTGGGAGGGCCACAGAATCCAGATTCAAGAACCCGGCTCGATCAAAGTGATGAAGACTTTAAACCCCGGATTGTCCCCTACTACAGGGATCCCAATAAGCCCTACAAGAAGGTGCTCAG GACTCGGTATATCCAGACAGAGCTGGGCTCTCGTGAGCGGTTATTAGTGGCTGTTCTGACTTCCCGGGCCACACTGTCCACTCTGGCTGTGGCTGTGAACCGCACAGTGGCTCACCATTTCCCACGGTTAGTCTATTTCACTGGGCAGCGAGGGGCTCGGACTCCAGCAGGAATGCAGGTGGTATCTCACGGGGACGAGCGGCCGGCCTGGCTCATGTCAGAGACCCTGCGCCATCTTCACACACACTTTGGGGCCGACTACGACTGGTTCTTCATCATGCAGGATGACACATATGTGCAGGCCCCCCGCCTGGCAGCCCTTGCTGGCCACCTCAGCATCAACCAAGACCTATACTTGGGCCGAGCAGAAGAGTTCATTGGTGCAGGCGAGCAGGCCCGGTACTGCCACGGGGGCTATGGCTACCTGTTGTCACGGAGTCTCCTGCTTCGACTGCGGCCACATCTGGATGGCTGCCGAGGAGACATTCTCAGTGCCCGTCCTGATGAGTGGCTTGGCCGCTGCCTCATCGACTCTCTGGGCATCGGCTGTGTCTCACAGCATCAG GGGCAGCAGTATCGCTCATTTGAACTGGCCAAAAATAGAGACCCTGAGAAGGAGGGGAGCTCGGCTTTCCTGAGTGCCTTCGCGGTGTACCCTGTCTCTGAGGGAACCCTCATGTACCGGCTCCACAAACGCTTCAGTGCTCTGGAGCTGGAGCAGGCGTACAGTGAAATAGAACAACTGCAG GCTCAGATCCAGAACCTGACCGCGCTGACCCCTGAAGGGGAGGCAGGGCTGAGCTGGCCCATTGGGCTCCCAGCCCCCTTCACACCGCGCACTCGATTTGAGGTGCTGGGCTGGGACTACTTCACTGAGCAGCACACCTTCTCCTGTGTAGATGGGGCCCCCAAGTGCCCATTGCAAGGGGCCAGCAGGGCAGATGTGGGCGACGCTGTGGAGACCGCTTTGGAGCAGCTCAATCGGCGCTATCAGCCCCGCCTGCGCTTTCAGAAGCAGCGGCTACTAAATGGCTACCGGCGCTTTGATCCGGCGCGGGGCATGGAGTACACCCTGGACCTGCTGCTGGAAGCTGTGACACAGCGTGGGCACCGGCGGGCCCTGGCCCGCAGGGTCAGCCTGCTGCGGCCGCTGAGCCGGGCGGAAATCTTGCCTATGCCCTACGTCACTGAGGCCACCCGTGTGCAGCTTGTGTTGCCGCTCCTGGCGGCCGAAGCTGCTGCGGCCCCTGCTTTCCTCGAGGCCTTTGCAGCCCGTGTTCTGGAGCCGCGAGAGCACGCGTTGCTTACCCTGTTGCTGGTCTATGGGCCTCGGGAAGGCGGCCGAGGGGCCCCAGACCCATTTCTTGGGGTGAAGGCTACAGCAGCTGAGTTAGAGCGACGGTTCCCTGGGACAAGGCTGGCTTGGCTTGCTGTGCGCGCAGAGGCCCCCTCCCAGGTGCGGCTCATGGACGTGGTCTCTAAGAAGCACCCCGTGGACACACTCTTCTTTCTCACCACCGTGTGGACCAGGCCTGGGCCTGAAGTCCTCAACCGCTGCCGCATGAATGCCATCTCCGGCTGGCAGGCCTTCTTCCCAGTCCACTTCCAGGAGTTCAACCCAGCGCTGGCACCACAGAGATCTGCCCTAGGACCTCCAGGGGCTGGCCCTGACCCCCCGTCCCCTCCTGGTGCTGAGCCTTCCCGGGGGACTCCCGTAGGGGGCAGGTTTGACAGACAGGCTTCCGCGGAGGGCTGCTTCTACAACGCTGACTACCTGGCGGCCCGAGCCCGGCTGGCTGGAGAACTGGCAggccaggaagaggaggaagccCTGGAGGGGCTGGAGGTGATGGATGTTTTCCTCCGGTTCTCAGGGCTCCACCTCTTCCGGGCCGTGGAGCCAGGGCTGGTGCAGAAGTTCTCCCTGCGCGACTGCAGCCCTCGGCTCAGTGAGGAGCTCTACCACCGCTGCCGCCTCAGCAAcctggaggggctggggggcCGTGCCCAGCTCGCCATGGCTCTGTTTGAGCAGGAGCAGGCCAACAGCACCTAG
- the CHPF2 gene encoding chondroitin sulfate glucuronyltransferase isoform X2, with protein MQVVSHGDERPAWLMSETLRHLHTHFGADYDWFFIMQDDTYVQAPRLAALAGHLSINQDLYLGRAEEFIGAGEQARYCHGGYGYLLSRSLLLRLRPHLDGCRGDILSARPDEWLGRCLIDSLGIGCVSQHQGQQYRSFELAKNRDPEKEGSSAFLSAFAVYPVSEGTLMYRLHKRFSALELEQAYSEIEQLQAQIQNLTALTPEGEAGLSWPIGLPAPFTPRTRFEVLGWDYFTEQHTFSCVDGAPKCPLQGASRADVGDAVETALEQLNRRYQPRLRFQKQRLLNGYRRFDPARGMEYTLDLLLEAVTQRGHRRALARRVSLLRPLSRAEILPMPYVTEATRVQLVLPLLAAEAAAAPAFLEAFAARVLEPREHALLTLLLVYGPREGGRGAPDPFLGVKATAAELERRFPGTRLAWLAVRAEAPSQVRLMDVVSKKHPVDTLFFLTTVWTRPGPEVLNRCRMNAISGWQAFFPVHFQEFNPALAPQRSALGPPGAGPDPPSPPGAEPSRGTPVGGRFDRQASAEGCFYNADYLAARARLAGELAGQEEEEALEGLEVMDVFLRFSGLHLFRAVEPGLVQKFSLRDCSPRLSEELYHRCRLSNLEGLGGRAQLAMALFEQEQANST; from the exons ATGCAGGTGGTATCTCACGGGGACGAGCGGCCGGCCTGGCTCATGTCAGAGACCCTGCGCCATCTTCACACACACTTTGGGGCCGACTACGACTGGTTCTTCATCATGCAGGATGACACATATGTGCAGGCCCCCCGCCTGGCAGCCCTTGCTGGCCACCTCAGCATCAACCAAGACCTATACTTGGGCCGAGCAGAAGAGTTCATTGGTGCAGGCGAGCAGGCCCGGTACTGCCACGGGGGCTATGGCTACCTGTTGTCACGGAGTCTCCTGCTTCGACTGCGGCCACATCTGGATGGCTGCCGAGGAGACATTCTCAGTGCCCGTCCTGATGAGTGGCTTGGCCGCTGCCTCATCGACTCTCTGGGCATCGGCTGTGTCTCACAGCATCAG GGGCAGCAGTATCGCTCATTTGAACTGGCCAAAAATAGAGACCCTGAGAAGGAGGGGAGCTCGGCTTTCCTGAGTGCCTTCGCGGTGTACCCTGTCTCTGAGGGAACCCTCATGTACCGGCTCCACAAACGCTTCAGTGCTCTGGAGCTGGAGCAGGCGTACAGTGAAATAGAACAACTGCAG GCTCAGATCCAGAACCTGACCGCGCTGACCCCTGAAGGGGAGGCAGGGCTGAGCTGGCCCATTGGGCTCCCAGCCCCCTTCACACCGCGCACTCGATTTGAGGTGCTGGGCTGGGACTACTTCACTGAGCAGCACACCTTCTCCTGTGTAGATGGGGCCCCCAAGTGCCCATTGCAAGGGGCCAGCAGGGCAGATGTGGGCGACGCTGTGGAGACCGCTTTGGAGCAGCTCAATCGGCGCTATCAGCCCCGCCTGCGCTTTCAGAAGCAGCGGCTACTAAATGGCTACCGGCGCTTTGATCCGGCGCGGGGCATGGAGTACACCCTGGACCTGCTGCTGGAAGCTGTGACACAGCGTGGGCACCGGCGGGCCCTGGCCCGCAGGGTCAGCCTGCTGCGGCCGCTGAGCCGGGCGGAAATCTTGCCTATGCCCTACGTCACTGAGGCCACCCGTGTGCAGCTTGTGTTGCCGCTCCTGGCGGCCGAAGCTGCTGCGGCCCCTGCTTTCCTCGAGGCCTTTGCAGCCCGTGTTCTGGAGCCGCGAGAGCACGCGTTGCTTACCCTGTTGCTGGTCTATGGGCCTCGGGAAGGCGGCCGAGGGGCCCCAGACCCATTTCTTGGGGTGAAGGCTACAGCAGCTGAGTTAGAGCGACGGTTCCCTGGGACAAGGCTGGCTTGGCTTGCTGTGCGCGCAGAGGCCCCCTCCCAGGTGCGGCTCATGGACGTGGTCTCTAAGAAGCACCCCGTGGACACACTCTTCTTTCTCACCACCGTGTGGACCAGGCCTGGGCCTGAAGTCCTCAACCGCTGCCGCATGAATGCCATCTCCGGCTGGCAGGCCTTCTTCCCAGTCCACTTCCAGGAGTTCAACCCAGCGCTGGCACCACAGAGATCTGCCCTAGGACCTCCAGGGGCTGGCCCTGACCCCCCGTCCCCTCCTGGTGCTGAGCCTTCCCGGGGGACTCCCGTAGGGGGCAGGTTTGACAGACAGGCTTCCGCGGAGGGCTGCTTCTACAACGCTGACTACCTGGCGGCCCGAGCCCGGCTGGCTGGAGAACTGGCAggccaggaagaggaggaagccCTGGAGGGGCTGGAGGTGATGGATGTTTTCCTCCGGTTCTCAGGGCTCCACCTCTTCCGGGCCGTGGAGCCAGGGCTGGTGCAGAAGTTCTCCCTGCGCGACTGCAGCCCTCGGCTCAGTGAGGAGCTCTACCACCGCTGCCGCCTCAGCAAcctggaggggctggggggcCGTGCCCAGCTCGCCATGGCTCTGTTTGAGCAGGAGCAGGCCAACAGCACCTAG